The genomic DNA AAGATTTTTACGATTTAATTGTTAATTTTTCTGGATCTAAAAAATTAAACACTTCACTTCAATCAATAAAATATCTAATTGATTATGATTATATCTTTGAAAACAAAATTAATATAGATAATTTAGAAGCATATAAAAACAAAGATTTTCTTAATTTTTTTAGTGAATTAAAGTTTTCAAATTATGATAATAAAACTTTTGATATTAAAAAAATGCAGAGTGAAAATAAATTAATAATTAACGATTTAAGTTTTTTAAACGGTAAATCTAATAAAAAAATTAATTTAAATTTAAATATAAAAAATATTTTTTATGAAAATGGAATTCAAAAAGAAGATTTTTATAATATAACAAGAAATTCTTTTTTTGAAATTAATTTAAGCTTTAATGATTATGAATATTTAAATTATGTTTTAAATAATAAAATTATTATTTATGAAGATTTATCTTTTATTTCAAAAAACACTTATGCATCAAAATTGTGGTCTGATTTCAAGTTAACAAATGAATTTTTAGCAAATTTTTATGAATTCGAGCAGGGTTGAGATAATTTTAAAAATGAAAAATTAAAGGTAAAAGTAATCAATGTAATACCAAATGATATTAAAGGTGAAGTTATAATATATTTTGTTGTTAAAGTTGCTGATTCAGATAGTTATGAAGAGATTAAATCAATTGAAGAAAGAAAATTAGTAATTACTGGTTTTAAGAAAATAACAAATGAGTTATTATTAAATAATATTTTTATTCAATTTAATCATGAATATAAGGATATTACAAAATTAGCAAAAAACATAAAAAGTTCATATGACAATTCAAATGATAAACAAAATTTTAAAATTGAAGGTTCTGATTTAATAAAATATGTAGGTTATTTTCAAGATGAAAATTTATGGATACCAATCGTAGATTTAGGAATAAATGAAAAAAATGAGTCAAGAATTAATAAAAGTTCTAGATTTAATTTATACTTTGGATCAGAGGACTTATTTAATTCAATAGATACACAAAACGGGACAAATTTTTTAACTTCTGAAAATGGTGATTTATTTTTTTCTATTAGCAGATTAGAAATAGAGTTCTTAAAAATTCATAATATAGAAATAAGATATTTTGAACAAACTAACAAAACAAGAGTTTATCTTGAATTAGAATTAAATATTAAAATTGGCATTTTATCTGGCACTGAAACAAATAGTATGAATGCCAATGAAATAATAATTACTAAAAATGTTTCGTCATTGTTGCCATTAGACTAATAAAATTATCTGAAATTTCAGATTTTTTTATTTAGAAAAATTTAAAAAGTTATTTTTTTAATGTTTTTTATTCATTTTTTTAACTTTTTAATTTTTTATCTATTTTTTTGTATATAATAATTTTCGTTCGAACTTATAATAAAAAACGAGGAAAAAATGAAAAAATTTGATATTGTTGTTTTAGGGGCTGGCCCTGGTGGTTATAGCTTAGCAAATATTTTATCTTCAAATGGTAAAAAAGTTGCGCTTATTGAAAAAAAACATTTTGGTGGTACATGTGTTAATGAAGGATGTATATCAACAAAAACTTTAATTAAGAGCGCAAAAGTGTTTGAAAATATTAAAAGTGCAAAAGAATATGGATTAATTTCTGAAAAAAATGATTTTAATTTTCAAGCAATTCAAGAAAGAAGAATTAATAATAAAAATCTTTTAAATGGAGCTATTAAAAATTCAATAATTGATGCAGGAGTTGAAATTTTATTTGGTGAAGGCGAGGTTATTGATAAAAACACATTAATTGTTAATGGTGAAAAAATAAATACTGATATTTTGGTTTTAGCTACTGGAGCTAGAAGCAGAGAATTAGATATAAAAGGTTTTAAAGAAGCAAAAGATAATGGTATTCTTATAAATTCTACTGATGCAATGTCATTATCTAAAAAACCGGATTCACTTACAATAATAGGTTCTGGTCCTGTTGCATTAGAGTTTGCTTATTTTTATTCAACATTTGGAACAAAAGTTACAATTGTTGAAGCCAATAAATTTATGTCTAATTTTGATATTGATTTACAAACAAAAGTTAAAGAGTATATATTAGATAGAAACATTGAGATAATTGAAAATGCTAAAATCCAAGAAATTAATGATAATGCTTTAATAATAAAACAAGGTGATGAAATTAAAGAAATTGTAAGTTCATATATTTTATCAGCTGTTGGTAGAGTTGCTAATACTGAATCATTTAAAAAATTAAATTTAGAATTAAATCCAAATGGTTCAGTAAAAGTTAATCAATATATGGAGACAAGTATTCAAAATGTTTATGCATTAGGAGATGTTACTGGTATTATGATGCTTTCAACTTTTGCTTATAAATCAGGTGATGTTATAGCAAAAAGAATTTTAAATAAAGAAGCTCTTAAAGAAGTTGTAAATCCAAAATTAATTCCTTGATCAGTTTATTTAAATCCAGAATTTTCAGGAGTTGGATACACAGAGCAAGAATTAAAAGATAAAAATGTTGATTACGCAGTTGTTAATGTACCTACAGCTGCATTACCAAGAGCTCATGCTGATAATTTAGATAAAAAAACAGGTTTTATAAAAATGTTAGTTGATAAAAAAACAGATAAATTATTAGGTGCATTTATGTTTGTTGAAGGATCTCATTTAATTATTAATGAATTAGCTTTAGCAATGTCTAAAGATATTACATTTACACAGTTACAAGAACACCCTTTCACTCACCCTACTATTTCAGAAGCTGTTTATTATGGATCAAGAGGATATACTTTTTCTAAAAAATAACGATAAAAATAAAGGTTAGTTTTTACTAACTTTTTATTTTTATAATTGTCTTTTTTTATAGT from Mycoplasmopsis maculosa includes the following:
- a CDS encoding dihydrolipoyl dehydrogenase, with protein sequence MKKFDIVVLGAGPGGYSLANILSSNGKKVALIEKKHFGGTCVNEGCISTKTLIKSAKVFENIKSAKEYGLISEKNDFNFQAIQERRINNKNLLNGAIKNSIIDAGVEILFGEGEVIDKNTLIVNGEKINTDILVLATGARSRELDIKGFKEAKDNGILINSTDAMSLSKKPDSLTIIGSGPVALEFAYFYSTFGTKVTIVEANKFMSNFDIDLQTKVKEYILDRNIEIIENAKIQEINDNALIIKQGDEIKEIVSSYILSAVGRVANTESFKKLNLELNPNGSVKVNQYMETSIQNVYALGDVTGIMMLSTFAYKSGDVIAKRILNKEALKEVVNPKLIPWSVYLNPEFSGVGYTEQELKDKNVDYAVVNVPTAALPRAHADNLDKKTGFIKMLVDKKTDKLLGAFMFVEGSHLIINELALAMSKDITFTQLQEHPFTHPTISEAVYYGSRGYTFSKK